From Cricetulus griseus strain 17A/GY chromosome 1 unlocalized genomic scaffold, alternate assembly CriGri-PICRH-1.0 chr1_0, whole genome shotgun sequence, a single genomic window includes:
- the LOC100771383 gene encoding LOW QUALITY PROTEIN: uncharacterized protein LOC100771383 (The sequence of the model RefSeq protein was modified relative to this genomic sequence to represent the inferred CDS: inserted 14 bases in 10 codons; substituted 9 bases at 9 genomic stop codons), whose amino-acid sequence SIPVTMLSAAKHTPIPSXGMPYGKGTKEENIRDCFTGDSVGYAGTIKKWTAIALPSLSGTTLNNTSXRESPQWVELQALYIAIHFVFQEKWPCVXLFNDSWAAANGFAGXSGTWKEHDWKIGEKDXWGRSKWIDLSKWMMDVKILVSXVNAHQKVTSAEEEFNNQVDMMTHSVDSQTLXPNHYVSAPWAHEQSSHGGRVGDYTWAXQHGLLLTKADLATAAAECQICQQQRPTLNPRHGITPQGDQLATXWQVGPLLPWKGQHFFXTEVDTYLGYRFTLXFSAQTTIHGLTECLSHLHGVASDQGTHVTARXVXQRAHDHGIHWFXHVPHHPEAASLIERWNGCLKTQLQRQLGGSSLELWGRDTXKAVYPLDQHPLYDTVSPITRIHESWNPGEEIEISPXPRDPVGKILLPVPMTLSSSGLEVLFQKVXITPASTHNKPIGVKAQTSHDHVGLQISLSQQVKKRITVLGPVIDPDYHGETGLLXKKDHDWSAGNPLGHLLNLPCPVIKVNGKLXQPNPGVMTKGTDPSGMKVWVTPPGKEPRLAEVLAEGGGNTEWVAEEGRCKYQLRPRDHLQTRIITDVSISVMFC is encoded by the exons TCTATCCCTGTTACAATGCTGTCTGCTGCCAAGCATACACCTATACCCT CGGGTATGCCCTATGGTAAGGGGACTAAGGAAGAGAATATTAGAGACTGCTTTACTGGTGATTCTGTAGGCTATGCAGGCACCATCAAGAAATGGACAGCTATAGCACTGCCATCCCTTTCAGGGACAACCCTGAACAATACCA GAAGAGAATCTCCACAGTGGGTAGAACTTCAAGCACTCTACATCGccatacattttgtttttcaggagaAATGGCCATGTGTGTGATTGTTCAATGACTCATGGGCTGCAGCCAATGGATTTGCTGGATGATCAGGGACTTGGAAAGAGCATGATTGGAAAATTGGTGAGAAAGA CTGGGGAAGAAGTAAGTGGATAGACCTCTCCAAATGGATGATGGATGTGAAGATACTTGTGT CtgtaaatgctcatcaaaaggTGACTTCAGCTGAAGAGGAGTTTAACAATCAAGTAGATATGATGACCCATTCTGTGGACAGTCAGACTC TTCCTAACCATTATGTCTCTGCCCCATGGGCCCATGAACAAAGTAGCCATGGTGGCAGAGTTGGGGATTATACTTGGGCCTGACAACATGGACTGCTACTCACCAAGGCTGATCTGGCTACAGCTGCTGCTGAGTGCCAGATCTGCCAACAGCAGAGACCAACACTGAACCCCAGACATGGCATCACTCCCCAGGGTGACCAGCTAGCAACCTAGTGGCAGGTTGGACCACTTCTTCCATGGAAAGGACAGCACTTTT CTACTGAAGTAGATACTTATTTGGGTTATAGATTTACCTT TTTTTCTGCCCAAACCACCATCCATGGACTCACAGAATGCCTTAGCCACCTTCATGGTGTtgcttctgaccaaggaactcatGTCACAGCCAGGTAAGTGTGACAGCGGGCCCATGACCATGGAATCCACTGGTTTTAACATGTTCCCCATCATCCTGAAGCAGCTAGCCTGATAGAAAGATGGAATGGCTGTTTGAAGACACAATTACAGCGCCAATTAGGTGGCAGCAGCCTAGAACTCTGGGGCAGGGATACTTAAAAGGCAGTATATCCTTTGGATCAGCATCCACTATATGATACAGTTTCTCCCATAACCAGGATCCATGAGTCCTGGAATCCAGGGGAGGAAATAGAAATATCTC CACCCCGTGACCCAGTAGGAAAAATTTTGCTTCCTGTTCCCATGACCTTAAGTTCTTCTGGCCTAGAAGTTTTGTTTCAGAAGGT AATCACTCCTGCTAGTACACACAACAAACCTATTGGAGTAAAAGCTCAGACCTCCCACGACCATGTTGGGCTTCAGATATCCTTAAGCCAACAGGTTAAGAAACGAATAACAGTTTTAGGACCGGTGATTGATCCAGATTATCATGGGGAAACTGGATTGCT CAAGAAAGATCATGACTGGAGTGCAGGAAATCCTTTAGGGCATCTCTTGAATCtaccatgtcctgtgattaaagtcaatgggaaactaTAACAGCCTAATCCAGGTGTGATGACAAAGGGCACAGACCCATCAGGAATGAAGGTATGGGtcactcctccaggaaaagagccaagactTGCTGAGGTGCTTGCTGAGGGTGGAGGGAATACAGAATGGGTAGCAGAGGAGGGCAGATGTAAATACCAGCTAAGGCCACGTGACCACTTACAGACACGGATTATAACTGACGTGAGTATTTCTGTAATGTTTTGTTAA